Proteins encoded in a region of the Nicotiana tomentosiformis chromosome 9, ASM39032v3, whole genome shotgun sequence genome:
- the LOC138898666 gene encoding uncharacterized protein, whose translation MPEDEQRRLERFGRLHPPSFCGTDGEDAQGFLDRYQRILHTVGILEANRVSFTTFQFSGATFSWWEAYERRRPVSAAPLTWQQFSGLFLEKQGEDQEVYRWPHFPAVIVYDQRVSGATFDEVVDITRQIKMVRSQERVEREAKRPHRQGGFSGAPSGAQRMVEKVCLSYLAFVRDISARTPAIDSLSVVHDILDVFPVDLPGMPPDRDINFGGDGVLQD comes from the exons atgcctgaggatgagcagcgtagattggagaggtttgggagactccatcctcCATCTTTCTGTGGTACAGATGGAGAAGATGCACAAGGTTTCTTGGATAGGtatcagaggatactccatacagtAGGTATTCTAGAGGCTAatagggtctcgttcactacttttcaattctcTGGGGctaccttcagttggtgggaggcttacgagaggcgtaggccggtcagcgcagcaccccttacctggcagcagttctccggtctattcctggagaa acagggagaggatcaggaggtttatagatggcctcactttccAGCTGTGATTGTTTATGACCAGAGAGTgtcgggtgctacttttgatgaggttgtcgacattacgcgtcagattaagatggttcgtagtcaggagagggttgagagggaggccaagaggcctcatagaCAGGGaggatttagcggtgctccttctggg gctcagcgtatggttgaaaaggtttgtctatcctatttggcttttgtgagggatattagtgCAAGGACTCCTGCCATTGACTCTTTGTCGGTGGTGCATGAtattctggatgtgtttcctgtagacctgccgggcatgccgcctgacagggatattaacttcg ggggcgatggtgttctccaagattga